A stretch of the Sphingobacterium thalpophilum genome encodes the following:
- a CDS encoding efflux RND transporter permease subunit, with amino-acid sequence MNLSAIFIKRPVLTIVVNITIILFGYIGFSFLGVREYPSIDPAIVSVRTNYAGANPDIIESQITEPLEKAINSIDGIRNISSSSNQGSSNITIEFDLKKNLEEAANDVRDKVSQAVRSLPQDIDAPPVVSKADADSDPIIILTLQSESRDKLSLSDYAENVISERLQTIPGVSSTQIYGQKRYAMRLWLDPDRMAAYGITASDIRTALNNQNIELPSGKIVGKTTELTVKTVGNLSTPEQFNNIVLKADSTRLVRLIDIGRAEIDAENLETKMVSNGKQLVGVAIIPQPGTNYLDIANNFYEMLDQMKEDIPQDIMINIASDNTKFIKKSVVEVAETLVISIVLVTLIIYFFFRDWGIALRPLLDIPVSLIATFFIMYVFGFSINVLTLLAIVLATGLVVDDGIVVTENIFKKVEEGMSPIEAALKGSKEIFFAVISISITLAAVFLPVIFLEGFVGRLFREFGVVIASAVLVSAFVSLTLTPMLNAYLIKGGGHKKTKFYEWTEPMFEKMNTGYAGALSTFMKFKWISFPILLVCFAIIGIIFSTIKKETAPYDDRSSILVSVTGPEGATYEYMDRYMQELDKLVYDSIPENKISLNITSPGFGASSVNSGRIRMTLVDPDERTKSQDDVAKELTNWTKKYDGVRVNVSQTPTISMNRRGGLPIQYIIQAQNFEKLQEKIPEFMNEVNNDPTFSTTDINLKFNKPELHVEIDRLKALSLGVSVLDVSQSLQLLLSGQRFAYFMRDGKQYQVIGQVENDRRATPTDLTSIYVRNNMGQLIQLDNLVNVREESSPPQLYHNNRYMSATVSAGLAPGMSMSDGIAAMDRIKEKVLDHSFTTDLSGESRDFVESSSNTLFAFGLALLLIYLILAAQFESFLDPFIIILTVPMAVAGALISLWLFDQTWNIFSQIGTIMLIGLVTKNGILIVEFANQMREEGMEKFEAIMHAAESRLRPILMTSLAIALGALPIAMSLGAASTSRIGMGVVIVGGTIFSLILTLFIIPAIYYMWSRQKKHRPEFDQITSYE; translated from the coding sequence ATGAATTTGTCTGCTATTTTCATTAAACGCCCTGTTTTAACCATTGTCGTCAATATAACGATCATTTTATTTGGCTATATTGGTTTCAGTTTTCTCGGGGTCCGCGAATATCCTTCCATAGACCCGGCGATCGTGTCGGTACGCACCAACTATGCCGGCGCCAATCCGGATATTATTGAATCGCAAATTACCGAACCCCTGGAAAAAGCCATCAATTCCATTGACGGCATAAGGAATATATCTTCTTCCAGCAATCAGGGATCCAGTAATATTACCATCGAATTTGATTTAAAGAAAAACCTGGAAGAGGCCGCCAATGACGTACGGGATAAAGTTTCTCAGGCGGTAAGAAGTTTACCGCAGGACATTGACGCCCCTCCCGTCGTCTCAAAAGCGGATGCCGACTCCGATCCCATCATTATCTTAACGTTACAGAGTGAAAGCAGGGATAAGCTTTCTTTGAGCGACTACGCAGAAAATGTAATTTCCGAACGGTTACAAACGATACCCGGCGTCAGTAGCACACAAATTTATGGACAGAAACGCTATGCCATGCGGCTTTGGCTAGACCCTGACCGGATGGCGGCCTATGGCATTACAGCTTCGGATATACGGACTGCCTTGAACAACCAGAACATTGAATTACCATCTGGCAAGATCGTTGGAAAGACAACCGAACTAACGGTAAAAACAGTGGGTAATCTGTCCACGCCCGAGCAATTCAACAATATTGTTCTGAAGGCCGATAGTACGCGTTTGGTCAGACTTATCGATATTGGAAGAGCGGAAATCGACGCTGAGAACCTGGAAACAAAGATGGTCAGCAATGGCAAACAGCTGGTCGGAGTGGCCATAATCCCGCAACCGGGGACTAACTATCTCGACATCGCCAACAATTTTTATGAGATGCTGGATCAGATGAAAGAGGATATCCCGCAGGATATCATGATCAATATCGCATCTGACAATACCAAATTCATCAAAAAATCTGTAGTCGAAGTGGCCGAAACACTTGTCATTTCCATTGTGCTGGTAACGCTGATCATCTACTTCTTCTTCCGCGACTGGGGAATCGCATTACGTCCATTACTGGATATTCCCGTTTCACTCATCGCGACCTTTTTCATCATGTACGTATTCGGCTTTTCGATTAATGTTCTGACTTTACTCGCGATCGTATTGGCCACAGGACTGGTGGTCGATGATGGAATTGTGGTGACGGAAAATATTTTCAAGAAAGTGGAAGAAGGCATGTCCCCGATTGAGGCGGCACTCAAAGGCTCCAAGGAGATTTTCTTTGCTGTCATCTCGATCTCCATTACGTTGGCCGCGGTGTTCTTGCCTGTCATATTTTTAGAGGGCTTTGTGGGACGCCTGTTTCGAGAATTCGGCGTGGTCATCGCTTCTGCGGTGCTGGTATCGGCCTTTGTATCGCTCACGCTCACACCGATGCTCAACGCCTATCTGATCAAAGGTGGCGGCCATAAAAAAACGAAATTCTATGAATGGACTGAACCGATGTTTGAGAAAATGAACACAGGTTACGCCGGCGCATTGAGTACATTTATGAAATTCAAATGGATCAGCTTTCCGATCTTGCTGGTCTGTTTTGCAATCATTGGTATAATCTTCTCAACCATAAAGAAAGAAACAGCCCCCTACGACGACCGGAGCAGCATTCTAGTCAGTGTCACTGGCCCCGAGGGTGCCACCTACGAATATATGGACCGCTATATGCAGGAGCTGGATAAGCTTGTCTACGATTCCATTCCTGAAAATAAAATCAGCCTCAACATTACATCCCCGGGGTTTGGTGCAAGTTCGGTCAATTCAGGGCGCATACGCATGACACTCGTAGATCCCGATGAACGTACAAAATCTCAGGACGATGTCGCAAAAGAACTGACCAACTGGACGAAAAAATATGACGGTGTCCGTGTCAATGTTTCTCAGACGCCAACCATATCGATGAACCGGCGCGGCGGGCTACCTATTCAGTATATTATCCAGGCGCAGAACTTTGAAAAACTTCAGGAAAAAATACCTGAATTTATGAATGAGGTCAACAACGATCCCACTTTTTCAACAACGGATATCAATCTAAAATTCAACAAGCCTGAACTCCACGTAGAGATAGACCGCCTGAAAGCACTCAGTCTGGGTGTATCTGTACTAGATGTCTCCCAGTCACTTCAGCTGCTATTGAGCGGACAGCGTTTTGCTTATTTTATGCGCGACGGCAAACAATATCAGGTCATTGGACAGGTGGAAAACGACAGGCGAGCCACTCCCACCGATCTGACATCGATTTATGTACGGAACAATATGGGACAGCTCATCCAGCTGGACAACCTGGTCAACGTGCGGGAGGAAAGCAGTCCGCCGCAGTTATATCACAATAATCGTTATATGTCTGCTACAGTCTCTGCAGGCCTGGCTCCCGGCATGAGTATGAGTGACGGGATTGCTGCAATGGATCGTATAAAAGAGAAAGTCCTCGACCATAGCTTCACAACAGATCTTAGCGGCGAATCCCGCGATTTCGTGGAAAGTAGCTCCAATACGCTTTTTGCCTTTGGACTGGCACTCCTACTGATATATCTGATCTTAGCGGCTCAGTTTGAAAGCTTTCTAGATCCATTTATTATCATTCTTACCGTGCCTATGGCTGTGGCCGGCGCATTGATCAGTCTCTGGTTATTTGATCAGACCTGGAATATATTTAGCCAGATCGGAACGATCATGCTGATCGGACTGGTAACCAAAAATGGTATCCTGATCGTCGAGTTCGCCAACCAGATGCGGGAAGAAGGCATGGAGAAATTCGAGGCCATCATGCATGCTGCTGAATCCCGCCTTAGACCCATCTTGATGACCAGTTTAGCGATCGCCCTCGGTGCTCTCCCTATTGCCATGTCCTTGGGAGCAGCGTCTACCAGCCGCATTGGGATGGGTGTTGTCATCGTGGGCGGTACAATATTCTCCCTTATATTGACTTTGTTTATTATACCTGCTATTTATTACATGTGGTCCAGACAAAAAAAGCATAGGCCCGAATTTGATCAAATTACTAGTTACGAATAG
- a CDS encoding TolC family protein: protein MKRYTIIMLLFCTILFQAHAQQTLTLEEALTTTLANNFNILLARNDSKIDMENTSLGSAGMLPAVTGNFNRSNSVQNSRQVRADGQIQQVSNAKNDNMSYGVNLNWTIFDGFGMFARRDRFKEIQRQGEAEIKFEVISQLSEVIATYYNLVQQKRLLDALDTTITLSQYRVALAENRLEIGKGSKLDLLNAKVDLNTDQTNLLRQQESFKNTKTYLNQLMTRDLDLDFGVEDEMELDQNLKLGDLLTLADQQNPQIQLAIINKRIAELNLKSVKAERYPKIGLNTGYNWNESHSSLGFSTENKNRGLTYGVSASVNIFNGFLQNRNERIAKFQLQSSELLIQQQKQDIQAQVRTLFQTYVTNMQLANVEKKNEELAKENLNITMDKFRIGTITTLEVRTAQVNYINAMTRSYTAQYEAKLSEIRLKELTGETY from the coding sequence ATGAAGAGATATACCATCATCATGCTGCTGTTTTGCACTATACTATTCCAGGCACATGCCCAGCAGACGCTGACGTTGGAAGAAGCGCTGACCACTACCCTTGCCAACAATTTCAATATTCTTCTGGCGAGAAACGACAGCAAGATCGATATGGAAAACACAAGCCTGGGGAGTGCAGGCATGCTTCCAGCAGTCACAGGGAACTTCAACCGGAGTAACTCTGTCCAAAATTCCCGACAGGTCCGTGCTGACGGCCAGATACAACAGGTCTCCAACGCAAAAAATGACAACATGTCCTATGGAGTCAATCTCAACTGGACGATATTTGATGGCTTCGGCATGTTTGCACGACGGGATAGATTTAAGGAAATACAGCGCCAGGGCGAAGCCGAAATCAAATTTGAAGTCATCAGCCAGCTCAGCGAAGTAATCGCAACCTACTATAATCTCGTCCAACAAAAACGGCTGTTGGATGCATTGGATACAACAATCACCCTCTCCCAATACCGGGTAGCGTTAGCCGAAAATAGGCTCGAAATCGGAAAAGGTTCAAAGCTGGATCTATTAAATGCAAAAGTAGACTTGAACACTGATCAGACCAACTTGCTCCGGCAGCAGGAAAGTTTCAAAAACACCAAGACCTACCTGAACCAGCTGATGACCCGTGACCTAGACTTGGATTTCGGGGTAGAAGATGAAATGGAGCTGGATCAGAACCTCAAGCTTGGCGATTTGCTTACACTTGCGGACCAACAGAATCCGCAAATTCAACTGGCAATTATCAATAAGCGAATCGCTGAACTGAATCTAAAGTCCGTGAAAGCCGAACGGTATCCTAAAATAGGCCTCAACACAGGTTACAATTGGAATGAATCGCATTCTTCTCTCGGCTTCTCGACGGAAAACAAAAATCGGGGCCTCACCTATGGCGTCAGTGCCTCAGTCAATATCTTTAACGGATTTCTACAAAACAGAAATGAACGTATAGCCAAATTTCAGCTACAGAGCAGCGAACTCTTGATCCAACAGCAAAAACAGGATATACAGGCTCAAGTCAGAACACTTTTCCAAACCTATGTCACCAACATGCAATTGGCAAATGTGGAAAAAAAGAATGAAGAACTTGCCAAAGAAAACCTGAACATTACGATGGACAAATTTCGGATCGGGACAATCACCACACTGGAGGTCAGAACGGCACAGGTCAATTATATCAATGCGATGACCCGAAGTTACACGGCCCAATACGAAGCCAAACTGTCAGAGATACGGCTGAAGGAATTAACAGGGGAAACCTATTGA
- a CDS encoding acyl-[acyl-carrier-protein] thioesterase: MEKSVFEKAWEINFTQCYSNGRIRFSDLSNILQLTAGDHATLAGFGFTEMAKHNQTWVLSRIRIEINRLPKWMDIVQVKTWVQELEGARSTRNFELTVNGQLYATATSYWAVINTVKRSSETLAISAAEFTTYPDRRATQRPFSKLDISQSVKNMDQYIVKLSDLDIVNHANNVKYLDWCMDRLPIELVLTNQIKSLEMNYLRELRHNDAVEINGESTNTGYFMTVTKRQRIHFALEVETR; this comes from the coding sequence ATGGAAAAATCTGTTTTTGAGAAAGCCTGGGAAATTAATTTTACACAGTGTTACTCTAATGGCCGCATCCGTTTCTCCGACTTATCAAATATCCTTCAGCTGACTGCTGGAGATCACGCCACGCTTGCTGGATTTGGCTTCACCGAAATGGCTAAACATAACCAGACTTGGGTATTAAGCCGGATACGTATAGAAATCAACAGATTGCCCAAATGGATGGATATCGTTCAGGTCAAAACTTGGGTACAGGAGCTGGAGGGTGCTCGCTCTACACGCAATTTTGAACTTACAGTCAACGGACAGCTGTATGCCACGGCAACGAGCTATTGGGCTGTGATCAACACGGTCAAAAGAAGCTCGGAGACTTTAGCAATTTCAGCAGCAGAATTTACCACCTATCCCGACCGTCGCGCAACCCAAAGACCGTTCTCCAAACTGGATATCTCGCAGAGCGTCAAAAATATGGATCAGTATATCGTTAAGCTATCCGATCTGGACATAGTGAACCATGCGAACAACGTCAAATATCTGGACTGGTGCATGGATCGGCTCCCCATTGAACTCGTTTTGACCAACCAGATCAAATCATTGGAAATGAATTATCTTCGGGAATTGCGGCACAACGATGCCGTAGAAATTAATGGTGAGTCTACAAATACAGGTTATTTTATGACTGTCACAAAGCGGCAGCGCATCCATTTCGCCCTCGAAGTAGAAACCCGATGA
- a CDS encoding gluconate 2-dehydrogenase subunit 3 family protein codes for MNRREALQRVALILGGTVIGANLFLEGCTRSATKDVQALFEAKTTDLLGDLAEAILPKTATPGAKEAGVGSFIPVMVRDCYTEKQQKAFLDGLATLDDKAKEVKGKAFLELSPEDRTAVAAALDKEANEFNKKQAEEQKDIIEKNREKQNQLYNYVENDPPHWFTMFKQLTLTGFFNSELGCTKALRFVKIPGKYDGNLPYKKGDKAFA; via the coding sequence ATGAATAGAAGAGAAGCATTACAACGCGTTGCCTTGATTTTAGGAGGTACCGTTATTGGCGCCAATTTATTTCTGGAGGGCTGTACACGCTCTGCAACAAAAGACGTACAAGCTTTATTCGAAGCAAAAACGACTGACTTACTGGGTGATCTAGCGGAGGCTATTTTACCGAAGACAGCCACTCCGGGCGCCAAAGAAGCTGGGGTTGGAAGTTTTATTCCGGTCATGGTACGCGACTGTTATACAGAGAAGCAGCAGAAAGCATTTTTGGATGGCTTGGCTACTTTGGATGATAAAGCGAAAGAAGTTAAAGGAAAAGCGTTCCTCGAGCTTTCGCCTGAAGATAGGACAGCAGTTGCCGCTGCGCTCGATAAAGAAGCGAATGAGTTCAATAAAAAACAGGCTGAAGAGCAAAAGGATATTATCGAGAAGAATCGGGAGAAGCAAAATCAGTTGTACAATTATGTGGAAAACGATCCACCTCATTGGTTTACCATGTTCAAGCAGCTGACGTTGACAGGTTTCTTCAATTCTGAGCTCGGCTGTACGAAAGCGCTGCGCTTTGTGAAAATCCCCGGAAAATACGATGGCAATTTACCTTACAAGAAAGGTGACAAAGCGTTTGCATAG
- a CDS encoding Gfo/Idh/MocA family protein → MENNSNKPSRRDFIKTAATAAAAFMIVPRHVLGGNGFTAPSDKLQIAGIGVGGKGFSDINAFHDSGKADLAFLCDVDDRRAAGALKRYPKAKYYKDYREMLDKEHKRIEAVSVSTPDHQHAIQALAAMQLGKHVYVQKPLTHDVWEARALTHAAKKYKVVTQMGNQGASNDGPRFVREWYEAGLIGDVHTVYCWTDRPVWPSGIPWPTGKAEIPKELDWDLWLGTAPYKEYVDKLVPFNWRGWWDYGTGALGDMGCHLLEVPFSTLGLTYVQDVQATVGSVYVDEFKRGYFPESCPPSSHATLTFPKTPRTNGPVTLHWMDGGIQPARPDELGPNEIFGDGGNGILLVGTKGKILADTYGQNARLLPTSRKDQVAQKYARVPGQESGHYAQWVEACQAGYGKKEVSSPFEIAGPLTEALLMANLAIRGADLRIDGKYPGRNLKLLWDNDNMRVTNFDHVNQFVKRNYRQGWEVKYNF, encoded by the coding sequence ATGGAAAATAACTCAAATAAGCCGAGCAGACGAGATTTTATAAAGACGGCAGCCACAGCGGCGGCAGCTTTTATGATCGTTCCGCGCCACGTATTAGGCGGGAACGGTTTTACAGCTCCTAGTGACAAATTACAAATTGCAGGTATAGGTGTTGGTGGTAAGGGATTCAGTGATATTAACGCCTTCCATGATTCGGGCAAAGCAGATTTGGCCTTTTTGTGTGATGTGGATGACAGACGTGCTGCCGGTGCTCTAAAACGGTATCCTAAGGCGAAATACTATAAAGATTATCGTGAAATGCTGGATAAGGAACATAAACGCATCGAAGCCGTTTCTGTTTCTACTCCAGACCATCAGCATGCCATTCAGGCCCTAGCAGCCATGCAATTGGGCAAGCACGTGTATGTTCAAAAACCATTGACACATGATGTTTGGGAAGCGAGAGCCCTGACACATGCTGCCAAAAAGTATAAGGTGGTTACACAAATGGGTAACCAGGGCGCTTCAAATGATGGCCCTCGTTTTGTCCGCGAATGGTACGAAGCTGGTCTAATCGGTGATGTACATACTGTATACTGCTGGACGGATCGTCCTGTATGGCCTTCAGGTATTCCATGGCCTACAGGCAAAGCAGAAATTCCTAAAGAGTTGGACTGGGACCTTTGGTTGGGTACAGCTCCTTATAAAGAGTACGTAGACAAATTGGTGCCTTTCAACTGGCGGGGCTGGTGGGACTATGGTACCGGCGCTTTGGGTGATATGGGCTGTCACTTGCTGGAAGTTCCTTTTAGCACCTTGGGGTTAACCTATGTACAGGACGTGCAGGCAACCGTTGGCTCAGTCTATGTGGATGAATTCAAACGTGGATATTTCCCTGAGAGCTGTCCGCCATCGAGCCATGCGACATTGACATTCCCTAAGACGCCACGTACAAATGGACCTGTGACTCTACACTGGATGGACGGCGGTATTCAGCCTGCACGTCCGGATGAGCTAGGACCGAATGAAATCTTTGGTGATGGCGGTAACGGTATTCTATTGGTTGGTACAAAAGGAAAGATTCTGGCAGATACTTATGGTCAGAATGCACGCCTATTGCCTACCTCCCGAAAAGACCAGGTTGCCCAGAAATATGCGCGTGTACCGGGACAGGAAAGCGGGCATTATGCACAATGGGTTGAGGCATGTCAAGCTGGTTACGGCAAAAAAGAGGTGAGTTCCCCGTTCGAGATTGCTGGACCGTTGACAGAAGCTTTGCTGATGGCAAATCTGGCTATCCGTGGTGCTGATTTGCGTATAGACGGAAAATATCCGGGGCGCAATCTAAAGCTGTTGTGGGATAACGACAATATGCGTGTGACCAATTTTGATCATGTTAATCAATTTGTAAAACGCAATTACAGACAGGGCTGGGAAGTGAAGTATAATTTCTAA
- a CDS encoding GMC oxidoreductase has translation MATNTYDAIVIGSGISGGWAAKELTEKGLKTIMLERGRNIEHIKDYTAPNKNPWEWPHAGGRTQKMIEDYPVLRRDYPLNEKNLDFWVNEKESPYTEVKRFDWYRGYHVGGRSLMWGRQSYRLGDLDFEANLKDGHGVDWPIRYKDIAPWYSYAEKFAGISGNRDGVPSLPDGDYMPPMPMNIVEKDLAERLKKQYGGKRHFIMGRTANITVPHEGRVNCQYQNQCWLGCNFGAYFSTQSATLPAATKTGNLTLRPFSIVTKIIYDKNTKKAKGVEIIDAETNKTYEFFAKVIFVCASALNSTWVLMNSATDVWEGGLGSSSGELGHNLMDHHFRCGAGGRVEGYLDSYVFGRRPTGLYVPRFVNVEGDTKKRDYVRGFGYQGAASRGRWSGAVAEMEVGGAWKDAICEPGDWSVGFTAFGETLPYHENKITLDKNKKDKWGLPVLSFDAEIKDNELKMRSDMQNEMKEMLESIGVKDTYTYDNVYGFGQGIHEMGTARMGRDPKTSVLNGNNQVWDALNVFVTDGACMTSAGCVNPSLTYMALTARAVDFAVSELKKGNI, from the coding sequence ATGGCAACAAATACTTATGACGCGATTGTAATCGGTTCTGGGATAAGTGGTGGATGGGCAGCGAAAGAGCTGACTGAAAAGGGTCTAAAGACAATTATGTTAGAGCGTGGTCGTAATATCGAACATATTAAGGATTATACTGCTCCAAACAAAAATCCCTGGGAATGGCCACATGCTGGCGGACGTACGCAGAAGATGATCGAAGATTATCCTGTACTGCGCAGAGATTATCCATTGAATGAAAAGAACCTGGATTTTTGGGTAAACGAGAAGGAGAGCCCATACACAGAGGTGAAACGTTTTGACTGGTACCGAGGATACCATGTTGGAGGCCGTTCCCTGATGTGGGGCCGACAGTCTTACCGCCTGGGGGATCTCGACTTTGAAGCAAACTTAAAAGATGGACATGGGGTCGACTGGCCTATCCGTTATAAAGATATTGCTCCTTGGTACAGCTATGCAGAAAAATTTGCCGGCATCTCCGGTAATAGAGACGGTGTGCCATCGCTTCCTGATGGTGATTACATGCCGCCAATGCCAATGAACATTGTTGAAAAAGATCTGGCGGAGCGGTTGAAGAAACAATACGGAGGTAAACGTCATTTCATCATGGGGCGTACAGCTAATATCACTGTGCCGCATGAGGGCCGCGTGAATTGTCAATATCAGAATCAATGTTGGTTAGGTTGTAATTTTGGTGCTTATTTTAGTACGCAATCTGCAACGCTGCCAGCGGCAACCAAAACTGGAAATCTGACATTACGTCCGTTTTCTATTGTAACAAAGATTATTTACGATAAAAACACCAAAAAAGCGAAGGGAGTTGAAATCATTGATGCCGAAACCAATAAGACATATGAATTTTTCGCTAAAGTGATCTTTGTCTGTGCATCGGCGTTGAATTCTACTTGGGTGTTGATGAACTCAGCCACGGATGTATGGGAAGGCGGTTTAGGCAGCAGCAGCGGCGAGCTTGGTCACAATCTAATGGATCATCATTTCCGTTGTGGCGCTGGAGGCCGTGTAGAGGGCTATTTGGACAGCTATGTATTTGGACGCCGGCCTACAGGTTTATATGTGCCTCGTTTTGTGAACGTTGAGGGTGATACCAAGAAACGCGATTACGTTCGTGGGTTTGGATATCAAGGGGCGGCAAGCCGTGGCCGCTGGTCGGGTGCCGTTGCCGAAATGGAAGTCGGCGGAGCATGGAAAGATGCCATCTGTGAGCCCGGTGACTGGAGTGTAGGCTTTACTGCTTTCGGAGAAACATTGCCTTATCATGAAAATAAAATTACCCTTGACAAAAACAAAAAAGATAAATGGGGGTTACCTGTACTCTCTTTTGATGCTGAAATTAAGGACAATGAATTGAAGATGCGTTCGGACATGCAGAACGAAATGAAGGAAATGCTGGAGAGCATCGGAGTGAAAGATACGTATACGTATGATAATGTCTATGGCTTTGGCCAAGGTATTCACGAGATGGGAACAGCTCGGATGGGGCGTGATCCAAAAACATCGGTGCTGAACGGTAATAATCAAGTTTGGGATGCATTGAATGTATTTGTAACAGATGGCGCATGTATGACTTCCGCCGGCTGTGTGAACCCATCGCTTACCTATATGGCACTTACTGCGCGTGCAGTCGATTTTGCGGTTAGTGAATTGAAAAAAGGTAATATCTAA
- a CDS encoding MFS transporter, which yields MSSTIKFKLSFMMFLEFFIWGGWFVTLGTFLSKNLQATDFEMANVFSTQSLGAIIAPFIVGMIADRYFNAERILGVLHLVGAVLMYQMYSAADMSTFYPYVLAYMILYMPTLALASSVSFRQLTNPEKQFSAIRIWGTIGWIVAGLAISYIFRWDAAASEGALKNTFLMSGVASLVLGVFSFVLPKTPPVKLDAGEKPSFASIIGLDAIKLLKDKNFLIFFISSVLICIPLAFYYSNANLFLTEIGLENPTGKMTIGQASEVLFLLALPIFFTKFGFKKTILVGMLAWVIRYLLFAYGNAGELSFMLLIGIALHGICYDFFFVSGQIYTDSKAGIKYKSAAQGLITLATYGVGQLIGFWVASYVGDKYKELKATDLAGFWNHTWVVPAIIAAVVFFIFLALFKDEKVESSQTAH from the coding sequence ATTTCATCAACAATAAAATTTAAACTATCCTTCATGATGTTCCTCGAGTTTTTTATTTGGGGAGGATGGTTTGTCACATTAGGCACTTTTTTAAGCAAGAATCTTCAAGCGACGGATTTTGAGATGGCTAATGTCTTTTCGACCCAATCCCTGGGGGCAATTATCGCTCCTTTCATTGTGGGTATGATTGCGGATCGTTATTTTAATGCCGAGCGCATATTGGGTGTTTTGCACTTGGTCGGGGCGGTGTTGATGTATCAAATGTATTCCGCGGCTGATATGTCTACCTTTTATCCCTATGTACTGGCTTATATGATTTTATATATGCCAACATTGGCTTTGGCGAGTTCAGTATCTTTCCGGCAGCTGACGAACCCTGAAAAGCAGTTTTCCGCAATACGTATCTGGGGCACAATTGGTTGGATTGTTGCTGGTCTAGCAATTAGTTACATCTTCAGATGGGACGCTGCCGCGTCTGAGGGGGCGTTGAAAAACACCTTTTTGATGTCGGGTGTTGCTTCATTGGTCCTGGGTGTATTTTCATTTGTTTTGCCCAAAACGCCACCGGTCAAATTGGATGCCGGTGAAAAACCTTCCTTTGCCTCGATTATCGGACTGGATGCAATCAAATTGTTAAAGGACAAGAATTTCCTGATTTTTTTCATTTCGTCAGTATTGATCTGTATTCCTTTGGCCTTCTATTATTCCAACGCTAATTTATTTCTAACGGAGATCGGACTAGAAAATCCGACGGGTAAAATGACGATTGGTCAAGCATCTGAGGTGTTGTTTTTATTGGCACTTCCGATTTTCTTCACAAAATTTGGTTTTAAAAAGACCATCTTGGTAGGTATGTTGGCCTGGGTAATCCGTTATCTGCTGTTTGCATACGGTAATGCGGGTGAACTTTCCTTTATGCTACTGATCGGCATTGCGTTACACGGTATCTGTTACGACTTCTTTTTCGTTTCCGGACAGATTTATACCGATAGCAAAGCAGGTATAAAGTATAAATCCGCGGCGCAAGGACTGATTACTTTAGCGACCTATGGTGTCGGGCAGTTGATCGGATTTTGGGTAGCAAGTTACGTAGGCGACAAGTATAAAGAATTAAAAGCAACAGATTTAGCAGGTTTTTGGAATCATACATGGGTCGTTCCTGCAATCATCGCGGCAGTTGTATTTTTCATCTTTTTGGCCCTTTTCAAAGATGAAAAGGTGGAAAGTAGTCAAACTGCACATTAA